AAATTGACAGAGCAGGAGATCTCAGTGAAGAAAGCATGGGAAGAAAGCCTGAACGATGTCTGGAAGTTAACGGCCTTTAAAGCAGGTGAGTATGAAATCCTGAAGCAATTCGGAGAAAACCTTGGCAGACACGACATGATGACACAGCAAAAACATATCCAGCTTGCTCTCAAACATCTGGATAGGGAAGAAATGGAAGCCGTTGAAAAGCAGAAGAAATATGAAAAGATGACGAAAAGTTTAGGTTTTCTATCAGGACTTTTGTTGATCATCCTACTACTCTGACCTGCGGACGGCATCCGGGATGAGGCTTAGAAACCAGGAGGGAAACAAATATGGGAATTGACGTGGATATTATTTTCAAGATTGCCGGAGTAGGGATTGTCGTCGCCTTTTTGCATACGATTTTAGATCAGGTTGGAAAGAAGGAATATGCCCAGTGGGTGACATTATTCGGCTTCATCTACATTTTGTTCATGGTGGCTTCGATTGTCGATGATTTGTTCCAGAAGATAAAATCGGTCTTCTTATATCAAGGATAAGGGGGCGTCCGCGATTGAAATCATCCAGATTGTAGGTATTGCACTGGTTGCTACTTTTCTTGCTTTGATTGTAAAAGAACAAAAACCGAATTTTGCTTTCCTGCTCATTGTGTTTACAGGCTGTACGATTTTTTTATTTCTAATTGATCAAATTTACGCCATCATTCATATGATTGAGAAACTGGCTGCAAACGCAAACGTGAATATGGTGTATGTGGAAACCATCCTTAAAATCATCGGCATCGCTTACATAGCGGAATTCGCTTCACACATTACGAAAGATGCCGGGCAGGGGGCACTGGCAGCGAAAGTGGAGCTTGCCGGAAAGATTTTAATATTGGCAATGGCTGTTCCCATTCTGACAGTCATCATCGAAACGATCATCAATATGATTCCGACTGGATAAGCGAAACGTTAAGAGGTGGAATGAATGTTGCAATTATACCGGATACTCGTCACAGCACTCGTTATCTTTTTCATCACAGCCTCAAGTGGACAAGCAGAAGAAGGGGATGAACAGACTCCTCCCGATACAAACATCCAGCAGGAATTGATCGATGCGCAGCTGGACCGGTTAGGGGTTGAAGAATTGACAGGATACTGGAATAGCATCGTGGATCAATACGGCGGCTATCTTCCCGAAAGTCAAAAAGGCAGTTTGATCGATTTCATGAAAGGCGAGAAAGAGTTCTCCTTTAAGGCATGGTTCAGCGGAATCTTCAAATTTGCCTTTCAGGAGCTTGTGATGAATGGAAAGTTATTGGGGACCCTGATTATGCTCACGATCTTCAGCATGTTTCTCCAGTCCCTGCAGAATGCTTTCGAAGGGGGAAGCGTCAGCAAGGTGGCATACAGCATCATTTTCATGGTGCTGATCATCATCGCTCTGAATAGTTTTCACGTGGCCATCGACTACACCCGGGATGCAATCTCCACCATGGTCCATTTCATCATCGCCCTCATCCCGCTGCTCCTTGCCCTGATTGCCGCTTCAGGAGGCGTGGTTTCGGCAGCTTTCTTTCACCCTGTCATTATCTTCTTGATGAATACAAGCGGTCTGCTCATTCAGAATGTCGTCCTGCCCCTCCTGTTCCTATCCGCCCTTCTGAGCATTGTGAGCACACTTTCCAGTCATTATAAAGTGACTCAGCTGGCTCAATTATTGAGAACTTGGAGCATCGGGTTGTTAGGGGCATTCATGACGGTCTTTCTCGGAGTGATATCCGTACAGGGGGCAACAGCTGCCGTGACGGACGGCATAACGATCCGTACAGCTAAATTTGTGACAGGCAACTTTGTCCCGGTCATCGGCAGGATGTTCACGGACGCAGCGGATACCGTGATCAGCGCATCGGTCCTACTGAAAAATACGGTGGGGATAGCGGGTGTCGCCATTGTTTTGATCATTGCAGCCTTTCCGGCCATCAAGATCTTGATGATTGCCTTCATATATAAACTGGCGGCCGCTCTCCTTCAACCTCTCGGCGGAGGGCCGGTGATTGAATGCCTGGATACGATCGCAAAGAGTGTGATTTATGTCTTTGCGGCCCTGGCGATCGTGTCCTTTATGTTTTTCTTAAGTCTTACCGTCATCATTGCAGCGGGAAATATTACGATGATGATGCGATAAGGGGGTCCCGTCATGTCATTTCTAACCGATTGGATTACAAATATCATCATCTTTGTTCTCTTAGCCACCGTCATTGACATGCTGCTTCCAAGCTCGAACATGCAGAAATATGCCAAAATCGTGACCGGCTTATTATTGATCACCATCATCCTTACACCGCTCTTTAAATTGATGTCCACGGATTTTGATGAGGTGATGAATTCCATCGATTTAAATGGTCCTTCCCAGAATAAATCGATGGAAAATGAAATAGAAATGAAGAAAAAAGAAATACAAGCCTCACAACGTGCATATATTTTAGAACAGATGGCTGTCCAAATGAAACAAGAAGCAGAAAAGGAGATGATGGATGAGCACGGCAAAGTCATTGAGAAGGTAACCATACAAGCAGAAGACGTAGAAAACCTTCCCGACAGTATTACAGGGGTGACAGTGATTGTGAAAGATAAAGAAAGTGAAAAGGACAGCACGATTGAAACCGTCCAAAACGTGGAGATCGATACGGGATCTGAAACGAGAAAGAAAACATCCGACGAAGATACGTCCCAACTGGCCTCCTTACTAGCCGAACAATGGAATCTAACACAAGACAAAATAATCATTACAGTTGAAGGGGGGACTGGGGAAGCGAATGAACTTTAATAAAGGTCCGCTGAATATGCTGAAGGAATGGTTGTCAAAAGAAGACGCGAACTCTCCACCCAGGGGAAAAAAAGGTAAAAGGCTGCATTATTTTCTCATTGTGCTTCTCATAGGAGTGGCCTTCATGCTGATCAGCGACCTGTGGAGCGGTAATCAAGGGGTTGAGGTTGCGAAGCAGGTGGATGGAGGTACCCCTGAAGAAGTGGCGGCATTCGGGTCCGGTCAAAAGGAGTCGGATGGGTCCATGAGGGATTACGAAGATCGATACGAAAATCAGTTGAAAGAAGCCCTCGACCAAATTGTCGGGGTCAGCGATGTTTATGTCGTCGTCAATGTGGAGGCAACGGAATCAAAGGTGTATGAGAAAAATGAGTCGACAAAAATACAATCCACCGATGAAGAAGATAAAGAAGGTGGAAAGCGGTCGATAGAAGATAAATCCAGGGAAGAAGAAATCGTCATTGTAAACAACGGTGAGAAAGAAGTTCCCATTGTGAAAGAAACAAAGAAACCTAAAGTCACCGGTGTCCTTGTAGTAGCAAAGGGAGCCGATAACATACAAATCAAAAAATGGATTATAGAGGCCGTCACCCGGGCCCTTGATGTTCCAAGTCACCGGGTATCGGTCCTGCCCAAACAATAAGGGGGAAATGATAGATGTTACTGAAAAAACAAACGGTTTGGCTATTAACGATGTTGAGTCTTGTGATTGTCCTTTCGGTTTACTACATTACGTCACCAACACAACAAGCGACAGATATGGCTTATCAGGAAAAGGACGCAAAAGAGCAGGCTAAAGGTGGAGATAAAGAGACAATGTCAGGCAACGGCATGGAAGTCGTCACGGACGCCGCTGGAAATGAAATGTTCGAAGCGTTGCGTCTTGAAGTAACAGACCAGCGTGATCAGCTTCGAGAAGAGCTGGAGGCGAAGGTAGCAAACGCGGATGTGTCAGCAGAAGAAAAGAGTGCAGCCTATGAGCAGATGGAAAACCTTCGTGAGCTTGCCATGACGGAATCGGTTCTCGAAACGATGATTAAAACAATGGGTTACGATGATGCCTTAGTCAGAGCCAACGGAGAAAACATCCGGATTACGGTGAAGTCAGACAAAGAGCACACTAAAGCCGATGCCAATGAAATCATCCGCCTGGTCATGAGTGAAGTGGGACAAATGAAGCCGGTCGCAGTGGAATTCCAGCCGGCAAACTAAACGGATCCAGGACACGTTGCCGCCTAAAGCAGACCCTTTAGGCGGCTTATTTATGTTTAATCCAGAAATTGCTTATTGCCCCTTTTTGTCAGATAAATGAAAAATCCTTTTCTATTATTTTATTTTTTTCCGAAAAAGGTCTAGAATAGAGGTAGGGTTGTATGCGCTTTTAAAGGATGGTAGGAATCGCATATTGAATTTATACGAGGTATTATCGTATGATGTTAGTAGCTAGTCATAATTTTTTAAACTATAAGAGGGGTGTCAACAGTGTTGAAAATTCAAGAAATTCGAGAAATAATCAAACTCGTAGATCAATCAAGTGTTGAAGAGTTTACATACGAGCATGATGGTTCTAAGATCAATCTAAAGAAAAATAATGGCGTGACCGTATCGGCCCAGCCGGTGGTACAAGCAGTCGAAGAAGTAAAACCTGCTGCACAAGCCGTTCAACAAGCACCTGTACAGGAAGCTGCTGCTCCTGCACAGCCGGAAAAAGAAGCTCCACAAGCTGGCGCTGAGGATGCTAACCTACATAAAATCACGTCTCCGATGGTCGGGACGTTCTACCAATCCTCTTCACCTGAATCAGGTCCATATGTAAAAGTCGGGGATAAAGTAGATGAAAGCTCAGTGGTGTGCATCGTGGAAGCGATGAAATTATTTAATGAAATCGAAGCCGAAGCAAAAGGCGAAATCGTAGAAATACTAGTAAAAGACGGTCAATTAGTGGAATATGGTCAGCCGTTATTCTTGGTTAAACCTGAATAAGGAGCGAAAATAGATATGATAAAAAAGGTACTAATCGCCAATCGAGGAGAAATTGCTGTACGTATCATTCGTGCATGCCGAGATTTAGGCATTGAAAGTGTAGCCGTTTATTCTGAAGCTGATAAAGAGGCACTTCATGTTCAATTAGCGGATGAAGCTTATTGCATCGGACCTACTGCATCGAAAGACAGCTACCTGAATTTCACGAACATCATCAGCGTGGCAAAACTGACGGATTGTGATGCGATCCACCCCGGTTACGGATTTCTAGCCGAAAACTCTGATTTTGCAGAGTTGTGCCGCGATTGCAACATCATCTTCATCGGTCCTTCACCTGAAGCCATCTCCAAGATGGGGACGAAAGACGTGGCTCGTGAAACGATGAGGGAAGCAGGCGTTCCGATTGTCCCTGGTTCAAAAGGCATTGTGAAAGATGCAGATGATGCAGTTCAGCTTGCAGAATCCATGGGTTATCCTGTCATCATCAAAGCCACTGCCGGTGGTGGAGGTAAAGGGATCCGTGTCGCGAAAAGTCAGGAAGAGCTTATCAAAGGGGTGACGATCACCCAGCAGGAAGCCATGACTGCATTCGGAAACCCGGGTGTATATATCGAGAAGTTCATCGAGGACTTCAGGCACGTGGAAATACAGGTGCTCGCCGATAACTTCGGAAACGTGATCCACCTTGGTGAACGGGACTGTACGATTCAGCGCCGCCTTCAAAAACTGATTGAAGAAACACCGTCGCCTGCTTTAACAGAAGAGAATCGTGTTAAAATGGGGGAAGCAGCAGTAAAAGCAGCCAAAGCGGTTGATTATACAGGTGCCGGCACGGTAGAATTTATATATGATTACGTGAATCAATCATTCTACTTTATGGAAATGAATACGCGTATCCAGGTGGAACACCCTGTAACGGAACAAGTAACAGGTGTCGATTTGATTAAGGAACAGATTCTCGTGGCATCAGGACAAAAGCTTTCCCTGACACAGGAAGAAGTGACGTTCACTGGCTGGGCCATTGAATGCCGTATCAATGCCGAGAATCCAGAGAAGAATTTCATGCCTTCAGCGGGACGGATCGAAATGTATCTTCCACCGGGCGGCATTGGCGTAAGAGTCGACTCAGCCGCATATCCTGGTTATATGATCCCTCCATATTACGATAGCATGATTGCCAAAGTGATTACCTATGGAGCGACACGTGAAGAAGCCATTTCAAGGATGAAACGGGCTCTAAGTGAATTTGTGGTTGAAGGTATACACACAACCATCCCGTTCCATCTCAGACTATTAGATCACGAAACCTTTGTAGGTGGGGAATTCAATACGAAATTCTTAGAAAAATATGAAGTGATGAAATCCTAGTGTGAATTCAGGAGGTGCCATACATGGCGGAAAATCAAAACCTTTTACAAATGTCTCACGGTAAAGACGGTCTTGGGAAAATTGAAATCGCACCTGAAGTGATTGAAGTGATCGCAGGAATCGCCGCGTCAGAAGTCGAAGGCGTATCCCAAATGCGCGGAAACTTCGCAACAGGTGTCGTCGAGCGTCTTGGAAAGAAAAACCACGGTAAGGGTGTAAAAGTGGAACTGGCCGAAGAAGGAATCATCGTGGATGTATACTGCATCATGAAATTCGGTGTAGCCATCCCGACGGTCGCTCAAAAAATCCAGGATAACATCCGTCAAGCCTTGCTTAACATGACTGCTCTCGAAGCAGACGAAGTGAATGTTCATATCGTTGGCGTTCAATTTGAAAACCAAAAGTTTGAAGCTGAAATTGACGAAGAAATGTAATGGGGAAGAACGGTCCTTTTAGGGGGCCGTTCTTTTTGTGTCTGGAGGTGTACCTGGGATTCAAGCCGTAATGGGATTTTATGTAAAATGGCTGGATTATTCCGTGAATCGGCCGGATTTTTTCCTGGAATGGCTGGATTTCTATCGGTTTTCGCTGGATTTTTCATCAAAAAGGCTGGATTTGTGGAGTGTTTGGCTGGATTCTTAATTTTTCGGGCAAACCCAGTCGCCTCCGCTTTTCGAGCTGTCCAGCTCCGGGGCTTAGAGGCTCGAGGTCATAAGCTAAGGTACCCAAAAAGGCAAATAACGCCTTTCCGGGTACCTCATCTTATGCTTGTCGCCTCTGGGCAAAGCCCCTCCGCTTTTCTATTTGTCCAGCTCCGCCTCCTTGTCCCTCGAGGTCATAAGCTAAATGGTCCATGAAGGCAAAAAACGCCTTCAAGTCCCATTCATCTTATGCTTGTCGGGCCAACCCAGTCGGCTCCGCTTTTCTTTCAGAATATTG
The DNA window shown above is from Rossellomorea vietnamensis and carries:
- the spoIIIAB gene encoding stage III sporulation protein SpoIIIAB, which encodes MIKLVGAVFILLSTSWAGFEASKYLTERPRQLRLLKLALQSLEAEITYSHTPLHEATRKISKQLQKPVSWFFETFSKKLTEQEISVKKAWEESLNDVWKLTAFKAGEYEILKQFGENLGRHDMMTQQKHIQLALKHLDREEMEAVEKQKKYEKMTKSLGFLSGLLLIILLL
- the spoIIIAC gene encoding stage III sporulation protein AC gives rise to the protein MGIDVDIIFKIAGVGIVVAFLHTILDQVGKKEYAQWVTLFGFIYILFMVASIVDDLFQKIKSVFLYQG
- the spoIIIAD gene encoding stage III sporulation protein AD, yielding MEIIQIVGIALVATFLALIVKEQKPNFAFLLIVFTGCTIFLFLIDQIYAIIHMIEKLAANANVNMVYVETILKIIGIAYIAEFASHITKDAGQGALAAKVELAGKILILAMAVPILTVIIETIINMIPTG
- the spoIIIAE gene encoding stage III sporulation protein AE; amino-acid sequence: MLQLYRILVTALVIFFITASSGQAEEGDEQTPPDTNIQQELIDAQLDRLGVEELTGYWNSIVDQYGGYLPESQKGSLIDFMKGEKEFSFKAWFSGIFKFAFQELVMNGKLLGTLIMLTIFSMFLQSLQNAFEGGSVSKVAYSIIFMVLIIIALNSFHVAIDYTRDAISTMVHFIIALIPLLLALIAASGGVVSAAFFHPVIIFLMNTSGLLIQNVVLPLLFLSALLSIVSTLSSHYKVTQLAQLLRTWSIGLLGAFMTVFLGVISVQGATAAVTDGITIRTAKFVTGNFVPVIGRMFTDAADTVISASVLLKNTVGIAGVAIVLIIAAFPAIKILMIAFIYKLAAALLQPLGGGPVIECLDTIAKSVIYVFAALAIVSFMFFLSLTVIIAAGNITMMMR
- the spoIIIAF gene encoding stage III sporulation protein AF — encoded protein: MSFLTDWITNIIIFVLLATVIDMLLPSSNMQKYAKIVTGLLLITIILTPLFKLMSTDFDEVMNSIDLNGPSQNKSMENEIEMKKKEIQASQRAYILEQMAVQMKQEAEKEMMDEHGKVIEKVTIQAEDVENLPDSITGVTVIVKDKESEKDSTIETVQNVEIDTGSETRKKTSDEDTSQLASLLAEQWNLTQDKIIITVEGGTGEANEL
- the spoIIIAG gene encoding stage III sporulation protein AG: MNFNKGPLNMLKEWLSKEDANSPPRGKKGKRLHYFLIVLLIGVAFMLISDLWSGNQGVEVAKQVDGGTPEEVAAFGSGQKESDGSMRDYEDRYENQLKEALDQIVGVSDVYVVVNVEATESKVYEKNESTKIQSTDEEDKEGGKRSIEDKSREEEIVIVNNGEKEVPIVKETKKPKVTGVLVVAKGADNIQIKKWIIEAVTRALDVPSHRVSVLPKQ
- a CDS encoding SpoIIIAH-like family protein, with protein sequence MLLKKQTVWLLTMLSLVIVLSVYYITSPTQQATDMAYQEKDAKEQAKGGDKETMSGNGMEVVTDAAGNEMFEALRLEVTDQRDQLREELEAKVANADVSAEEKSAAYEQMENLRELAMTESVLETMIKTMGYDDALVRANGENIRITVKSDKEHTKADANEIIRLVMSEVGQMKPVAVEFQPAN
- the accB gene encoding acetyl-CoA carboxylase biotin carboxyl carrier protein, whose protein sequence is MLKIQEIREIIKLVDQSSVEEFTYEHDGSKINLKKNNGVTVSAQPVVQAVEEVKPAAQAVQQAPVQEAAAPAQPEKEAPQAGAEDANLHKITSPMVGTFYQSSSPESGPYVKVGDKVDESSVVCIVEAMKLFNEIEAEAKGEIVEILVKDGQLVEYGQPLFLVKPE
- the accC gene encoding acetyl-CoA carboxylase biotin carboxylase subunit: MIKKVLIANRGEIAVRIIRACRDLGIESVAVYSEADKEALHVQLADEAYCIGPTASKDSYLNFTNIISVAKLTDCDAIHPGYGFLAENSDFAELCRDCNIIFIGPSPEAISKMGTKDVARETMREAGVPIVPGSKGIVKDADDAVQLAESMGYPVIIKATAGGGGKGIRVAKSQEELIKGVTITQQEAMTAFGNPGVYIEKFIEDFRHVEIQVLADNFGNVIHLGERDCTIQRRLQKLIEETPSPALTEENRVKMGEAAVKAAKAVDYTGAGTVEFIYDYVNQSFYFMEMNTRIQVEHPVTEQVTGVDLIKEQILVASGQKLSLTQEEVTFTGWAIECRINAENPEKNFMPSAGRIEMYLPPGGIGVRVDSAAYPGYMIPPYYDSMIAKVITYGATREEAISRMKRALSEFVVEGIHTTIPFHLRLLDHETFVGGEFNTKFLEKYEVMKS
- a CDS encoding Asp23/Gls24 family envelope stress response protein, which encodes MAENQNLLQMSHGKDGLGKIEIAPEVIEVIAGIAASEVEGVSQMRGNFATGVVERLGKKNHGKGVKVELAEEGIIVDVYCIMKFGVAIPTVAQKIQDNIRQALLNMTALEADEVNVHIVGVQFENQKFEAEIDEEM